The following are from one region of the Francisella opportunistica genome:
- the asd gene encoding aspartate-semialdehyde dehydrogenase: MLKVGFIGWRGMVGSVLMSRMIESKDFDDISPTFFSTSQVGQQPTGFMQQYGTLQDAYSVDQLSKMDILLSCQGGEYTKEIHPKLRAAGWKGFWIDAASTLRLDKESILVLDPLNHDKIVKAINEDKKDFIGSNCTVSLMSLAIAGLFKGDLVEWVNSSTYQAISGAGAAAMQELLQQTALLSNADNVNEDILVREKTLRELSKDSSKIPQQKTAQTLAYNLLPWIDVAMPNGQTKEEYKAATELNKILDTKKIISVDGVCARVPSLRSHSQALTIKLRQKLTIDEIKQKISQGNEWIKVIDNNKEDTLKYLTPQATSGTLDIAIGRIKPSLLADDIFHCFTVGDQLLWGAAEPLRRALNIIKDRV; this comes from the coding sequence ATGCTTAAAGTAGGTTTTATTGGTTGGCGCGGAATGGTTGGCTCAGTTTTAATGTCTAGAATGATTGAATCAAAAGATTTTGATGATATTTCACCAACATTTTTTTCGACATCTCAAGTAGGGCAACAGCCAACTGGTTTTATGCAACAATATGGCACGTTACAAGATGCCTATAGTGTCGACCAACTTAGTAAAATGGATATACTTCTAAGTTGTCAAGGTGGTGAATATACTAAAGAAATACATCCAAAACTTAGAGCAGCTGGCTGGAAGGGTTTTTGGATAGATGCTGCATCTACTTTACGTTTAGACAAAGAAAGCATATTGGTTTTAGACCCATTAAATCACGATAAAATAGTTAAAGCTATTAATGAGGATAAAAAAGATTTTATCGGTAGCAACTGTACTGTTAGCTTAATGTCGCTGGCTATAGCTGGACTATTTAAAGGAGATCTTGTTGAATGGGTTAACTCTAGTACCTACCAAGCAATCTCAGGAGCTGGTGCTGCAGCAATGCAAGAACTACTTCAACAAACAGCTCTTTTAAGCAACGCTGATAATGTAAATGAAGATATTCTAGTTAGAGAAAAAACTCTCAGAGAATTATCAAAAGACTCATCAAAAATTCCTCAACAAAAAACAGCACAAACTTTAGCTTATAATCTACTACCGTGGATAGATGTTGCTATGCCAAATGGGCAAACAAAAGAAGAGTATAAAGCAGCTACTGAACTTAACAAAATCCTTGATACTAAAAAAATTATCTCTGTTGATGGTGTATGTGCCAGAGTACCTAGCTTAAGATCACACTCCCAAGCTCTGACTATTAAACTTAGACAAAAACTAACTATTGATGAAATCAAGCAAAAAATCTCTCAAGGTAATGAGTGGATTAAAGTTATAGATAATAACAAAGAAGATACTCTCAAGTATCTAACGCCTCAAGCTACTTCAGGAACTCTTGATATTGCTATAGGGCGTATCAAACCATCGTTATTAGCTGATGATATATTTCACTGCTTCACAGTAGGTGATCAGTTACTGTGGGGAGCTGCTGAACCGCTGAGACGAGCTTTAAATATTATTAAAGATAGAGTTTAA
- the thrA gene encoding bifunctional aspartate kinase/homoserine dehydrogenase I — MIVHKFGGSSLATAEKIKNVSNIINCKDEAVVVSASAKTTRNLQKTIDQAAVAQDYSETLEQIYEHHNEIIKQLLPNDETLRALIVTDLANIKHILSTITITGFCADSLRFFILGFGEIWSTRILTAYLKSRGKKAAFIDASECLIVNDRSYPVTVDWQQSLEKLEIIKSDNPAEVYIITGFIAQNKYGKRTILGLNCSDYSAAIFAKLLQADKLYIWTDVAGVYSANPQVVPEAKPLIQLTYKEALELAYFGASVVHPLTIAPMALDRTPIYIKSSYTPDEVGTKISADKDENQGIIKGLTSIPDVAIVRVQGAGMIGVSGISFKVFGALEKANVSVMMISQASSEYSICFAIDSIDADKATEALRQEFANEIKNNLIEEIIVHKHYSLITAVGEGMKSKTGSLAKLVNSLKLANINIHAIAQGSSERSVTFAVKAEDEARGVQAMHRHYNTVSDDIAIAVIGAGNIGKAFIKQVKQTYEKWYAKGINLVLVGATNSKKMRVSYENLLFENVDNLLEENTEQVNLERLAEFMSHASATKKIVIDATASEDVSKSYICFLQKGISVVTPNKYANSGNYEFYQELRKVAELNGTRFLYETNVCAGLPLIVTLQNMVQSGDYVKTIKGIFSGTLSYLFTQLNNGVIFSDAVKMAYDAGYTEPDPRQDLSGMDVARKTVILAREIGLNIGLKDLVIENLVPKELRECSVEEFFAKLPAFNQQIMRQIADKKQNLAGVHYVGAIQNGSASVGIQAYDESSPFANVKGTDNIVMINTDRYIQPMVIQGAGAGVEVTAAGVYADVITVIKEK; from the coding sequence ATGATAGTGCATAAGTTTGGTGGTAGTAGTCTTGCTACGGCAGAAAAGATAAAAAATGTCTCCAATATTATAAATTGTAAAGATGAAGCCGTAGTAGTCTCAGCATCAGCAAAAACTACGAGAAATCTACAAAAAACTATAGATCAGGCTGCAGTAGCCCAAGATTATAGTGAAACTTTGGAGCAGATTTATGAGCATCATAATGAGATCATTAAGCAATTACTTCCAAATGATGAAACTTTAAGAGCTTTAATTGTTACAGATTTGGCTAATATCAAACATATTCTAAGTACTATTACTATTACTGGTTTTTGTGCCGATAGTTTAAGATTTTTTATCTTAGGCTTTGGTGAAATTTGGTCGACTAGGATCCTTACAGCTTATTTAAAGTCTAGAGGTAAAAAGGCAGCTTTTATAGATGCATCAGAGTGTTTGATTGTCAATGATCGTAGCTATCCTGTAACAGTTGATTGGCAACAAAGTCTAGAAAAGTTAGAAATTATCAAAAGTGATAATCCAGCAGAGGTTTATATTATAACTGGATTTATCGCGCAGAATAAATATGGTAAAAGAACTATCCTTGGTTTGAATTGTAGTGATTATTCGGCGGCTATTTTTGCTAAATTATTACAAGCAGATAAATTATATATATGGACTGATGTTGCTGGCGTTTATAGTGCTAATCCGCAAGTTGTGCCAGAGGCAAAGCCATTAATTCAGCTAACATACAAAGAGGCTTTAGAGTTAGCTTATTTTGGTGCATCTGTGGTACATCCACTTACAATAGCACCTATGGCGTTAGATAGGACACCAATATATATAAAAAGTAGTTATACACCTGATGAGGTTGGTACTAAAATTAGTGCTGATAAAGATGAGAACCAAGGAATTATCAAAGGTTTAACAAGTATCCCAGATGTTGCTATTGTTCGAGTCCAAGGTGCTGGGATGATTGGCGTGTCAGGTATATCATTTAAAGTGTTCGGAGCATTAGAAAAAGCCAATGTTTCGGTGATGATGATATCTCAAGCTAGTTCTGAGTACTCGATATGTTTTGCTATAGATAGTATAGATGCTGATAAGGCAACAGAGGCACTAAGACAAGAGTTTGCAAATGAGATAAAAAACAACCTTATAGAGGAAATAATTGTTCATAAGCATTATTCTCTAATTACTGCTGTTGGTGAGGGTATGAAATCTAAGACTGGTTCACTAGCAAAATTAGTCAATTCGCTTAAGTTAGCTAATATAAATATTCATGCTATTGCTCAAGGATCATCGGAGAGAAGTGTGACGTTTGCAGTAAAGGCAGAAGATGAGGCTCGCGGAGTCCAAGCAATGCACCGTCATTATAACACTGTAAGTGATGATATTGCGATTGCGGTAATTGGTGCAGGTAATATTGGCAAAGCTTTTATCAAACAGGTCAAGCAAACTTATGAAAAATGGTATGCAAAGGGTATAAACCTTGTATTAGTTGGTGCTACTAACTCAAAGAAGATGCGTGTATCTTATGAAAATCTATTATTTGAAAATGTTGATAATTTACTTGAAGAGAACACCGAGCAAGTAAATTTAGAAAGGTTAGCGGAGTTTATGTCGCATGCTTCTGCTACAAAGAAAATTGTTATCGATGCAACAGCTAGTGAAGATGTTTCAAAAAGCTATATTTGTTTCTTACAAAAAGGCATAAGTGTAGTTACACCTAATAAGTATGCAAATTCAGGTAATTATGAGTTTTATCAAGAATTAAGAAAAGTTGCTGAGTTAAATGGCACTAGATTTTTATATGAGACAAATGTTTGTGCTGGTCTTCCTCTTATAGTTACATTACAAAATATGGTCCAAAGTGGTGATTATGTTAAAACTATTAAGGGAATTTTCTCAGGAACATTAAGCTATTTGTTTACACAGTTAAACAACGGTGTGATTTTCTCTGATGCGGTTAAAATGGCGTATGATGCTGGTTATACAGAACCAGATCCAAGACAAGATTTATCAGGTATGGATGTCGCGAGAAAAACAGTGATACTAGCCAGAGAAATAGGCCTAAATATAGGTCTAAAAGATTTAGTTATCGAAAACTTAGTTCCAAAAGAGCTAAGAGAATGTAGTGTTGAAGAGTTTTTTGCAAAACTTCCAGCATTTAATCAGCAAATTATGCGACAGATAGCTGACAAAAAACAAAACTTAGCAGGAGTGCATTATGTTGGAGCTATACAGAATGGCTCTGCTAGTGTTGGTATTCAAGCTTATGATGAGTCTAGTCCTTTTGCTAATGTTAAAGGTACAGATAATATTGTGATGATAAATACCGATAGATATATCCAACCAATGGTTATCCAGGGTGCTGGTGCTGGAGTTGAAGTCACAGCTGCTGGTGTTTATGCAGATGTTATAACAGTAATCAAAGAAAAGTAA